In Botrytis cinerea B05.10 chromosome 6, complete sequence, the following proteins share a genomic window:
- the BcFrt1 gene encoding BcFrt1: MSDFPTKEVVNHEDVSSSHYDTQAKMSEEDVSDVGNEKGAAQARPSHIGRKVSEWEALQIAAAGDMETIDNEVQDLEAEVTSRGKSRSDIFQLSFKDPRHYTWLLVAFASMGGLLSGIDQSLISGANLYMPSSLGLNTKQVSLVSSGVPLGAVGGALMLGPLNEAVGRKQAIVWSLFLYTVGAALEAGAVNFGMMMAGRVILGLGVGLEGGTVPVYVAESVAPKYRGNLVSLYQFMIALGEVLGYVVAAIFVGVKSGGWRYMLGSSLVFSTIMLVGILFMPESPRFLMHKGRTADAWGVWKRIRGTDEAARKEFFVMKHSVDSEREMEGARKRFAWLDFITVPRARRAIVYANVMIFLGQFTGINAIQYYMATLMQQVGFNDKEAVFMSLVGGGALLIGTIPAILYMEKFGRRFWAIAMLPGFFIGLVIIGCSYLIPLTNKAGSQGTYITGLILYEGFFGSYACLTWVIPSEVYPTYLRSYGMETSDTMLFLCSFLVTYFFAEMQKAMSNIGLTLGFYGGIAVVGWFYQVLFMPETKNKTLEEIDVIFSQPTGQLVKENLRSSMVTASDFIHGRWGKVFSPVSESDIFRKENGHKSDEGGMGDAKHEELMQPESM; encoded by the exons ATGTCAGATTTCCCCACGAAGGAGGTCGTCAACCATGAAGACGTCAGCTCTTCTCATTATGACACGCAAGCCAAGATGAGCGAAGAAGATGTATCAGATGTCGGCAACGAGAAGGGTGCAGCTCAAGCTCGCCCAAGTCATATCGGTCGAAAGGTCTCAGAGTGGGAGGCTCTTCAAATCGCTGCTGCAGGTGACATGGAAACTATTGATAACGAAGTACAAGATTTGGAGGCAGAGGTTACATCTCGAGGCAAATCTCGTTCCGACATATTCCAGTTGAGTTTCAAGGACCCTAGACATTACACTTG GTTACTGGTCGCTTTTGCCTCCATGGGAGGTCTTCTTTCCGGTATCGATCAATCTTTGATCTCCGGCGCAAATCTATACATGCCAAGCTCGCTTGGTCTCAACACAAAACAAGTTAGTTTGGTCAGTTCTGGTGTACCATTGGGTGCCGTCGGTGGTGCTTTGATGCTCGGACCATTGAACGAAGCCGTCGGAAGAAAACAAGCTATCGTGTGGTCTCTATTTCTCTACACTGTCGGAGCAGCACTCGAAGCCGGTGCCGTGAACTTTGGCATGATGATGGCTGGACGTGTCATCCTCGGTCTCGGTGTCGGTCTCGAAGGTGGAACTGTCCCTGTCTACGTCGCAGAATCTGTTGCACCCAAATATCGTGGAAACTTGGTCTCGCTTTACCAGTTCATGATTGCGCTTGGAGAAGTCCTCGGTTATGTCGTCGCTGCTATTTTCGTCGGTGTTAAATCTGGTGGTTGGAGATACATGTTGGGATCTTCCCTCGTCTTTTCCACAATCATGCTTGTCGGTATTCTCTTCATGCCAGAATCCCCCCGTTTCCTTATGCACAAAGGACGCACTGCCGATGCTTGGGGTGTCTGGAAACGTATTCGTGGTACAGATGAAGCTGCTCGTAAGGAATTTTTCGTCATGAAACATTCCGTCGATTCTGAGCGTGAAATGGAAGGTGCTCGCAAGAGATTCGCGTGGCTCGACTTCATCACTGTTCCTCGTGCTCGTCGTGCGATTGTTTATGCAAACGTCATGATTTTCTTGGGACAATTCACTGGTATCAACGCTATTCAATACTACATGGCCACGCTTATGCAACAAGTTGGTTTCAATGATAAGGAAGCTGTCTTCATGTCGCTTGTAGGAGGTGGAGCTCTTCTCATCGGTACCATTCCTGCCATTCTCTACATGGAGAAATTCGGTCGTCGTTTCTGGGCCATTGCTATGCTTCCCGGGTTCTTCATCGGTCTTGTCATCATCGGTTGTTCATACCTTATTCCTTTGACCAACAAAGCGGGTTCCCAAGGTACATATATTACCGGTCTTATTCTCTACGAAGGTTTCTTCGGTTCCTACGCTTGTCTTACTTGGGTTATTCCTTCCGAGGTCTACCCTACTTATCTCCGTTCTTACGGTATGGAAACTTCGGATACCATGCTCTTCCTCTGCTCTTTCCTTGTTACATATTTCTTTGCTGAGATGCAAAAAGCTATGTCGAATATTGGTTTGACATTGGGTTTCTATGGTGGTATCGCAGTGGTCGGTTGGTTCTACCAGGTGCTTTTCATGCCTGAGACCAAGAACAAGACGCTTGAGGAGATTGATGTTATTTTCAGTCAACCTACTGGTCAATTGGTCAAGGAGAACTTGAGAAGTTCAATGGTGACTGCTAGTGATTTTATTCATGGACGATGGGGTAAAGTCTTCTCTCCAGTTTCTGAGAGTGATATCTTCAGAAAGGAGAATGGACATAAGTCTGATGAGGGTGGAATGGGAGATGCCAAGCATGAGGAGTTGATGCAACCTGAGTCTAtgtag
- the Bcutp13 gene encoding Bcutp13, which translates to MATKAPYQTTFEPAHTIQPIYTGGSVALDQTGRILATTLGEDALLTDLNTGRELARIEGDGEVISTLSLTPSASHLIICSRSLSMRIYSLRPSITSDLSLNYELLRTLKPHSTPVVVLAVDQTSTLLATGAADGVVKVWDIAGGYVTHTFRGPNVLVSALHFFELVASGRDEELGISARNRKNGSRKSQADDDSNENEAARGFRLASGSQDGKVRIWDLYKRNCASVLDSHVSDVRALDYSPEENALLTGSRDKTIMWWDAKTWKIRKVIPVLEEVETAGFIEAGKFTYTGGSNGTIRVWQTENGREVTKPQKSGAEADAIVDALSYHELPFILSIQADHTLILHSKAPMENADSTITIPALPQIQRISGTHDEIIDLGFLLPDKSLLALATNSEEVRIVSLNQGSENNSTKSAAYFGADVAQLKGHEDIIICLDIDWSGHWIATGAKDNTARLWRIDAENASYTCHTTFTGHAESLGAIALPHTPPPESSPAYKSPLDHPPSFLLTGSQDQTIKRWDIQAQTATGKAPRASLTKKAHDKDINALDINHNSELFASASQDKTVKIWSTKELEVQGVLRGHRRGVWSVKFAPKDTPTLQGESGPASGKGLILTGSGDKTVKIWNLSDYSCLRTFEGHTNSVLKVAWLKLPAPEDRNRKHIQIATAGGDGLVKVWSATNGESECTLDNHEDRVWALTVHPKTNMIVSGSGDSTVTFWKDTTSATIAAREAANTQFVEQEQELQNFIHAGSYREAIILALTLNHPARLLSIFTTVVTGAHEEGSISGLKAVDTVLASLTDAQIFNLLLRVRDWNTNARTASVAQRILHVLVKSYPASRLSNLKIKGAQGQKSLKEVIDALKVYTDRHYKRMEELLDESYLLEYTLREMDGLGFIENGPMDGAGDTIMV; encoded by the coding sequence ATGGCAACCAAGGCTCCCTACCAAACGACATTCGAACCTGCGCATACTATACAGCCAATTTACACTGGAGGAAGTGTTGCACTTGACCAAACGGGTCGCATACTTGCTACAACACTCGGGGAAGATGCACTATTGACAGATTTGAATACAGGGAGGGAATTGGCCAGGAtagaaggagatggagaggtcATCTCTACATTAAGTCTCACGCCGTCTGcttcccatctcatcatatGTTCGAGATCACTATCTATGCGAATCTACTCCCTACGTCCTTCAATTACTTCTGATCTTTCCCTCAACTACGAACTTCTTCGAACACTTAAACCGCATTCTACGCCAGTGGTAGTCTTAGCTGTAGACCAGACGAGTACTCTGCTAGCAACTGGGGCTGCAGATGGAGTAGTAAAAGTTTGGGATATCGCCGGAGGTTACGTCACACATACATTTCGAGGCCCCAATGTACTTGTGTCCGCCTTACACTTCTTCGAATTGGTTGCGAGCGGTAGGGATGAGGAATTAGGCATTTCAGCAAGAAACCGAAAGAACGGGAGCCGAAAGAGTCAAGCAGATGATGACAGCAATGAGAACGAAGCAGCGAGAGGGTTCCGTCTTGCATCTGGTAGTCAAGATGGTAAAGTTCGTATTTGGGATCTTTACAAGAGGAATTGTGCCTCGGTTTTAGATTCACACGTATCGGATGTTCGAGCTTTAGATTATTCACCAGAAGAGAATGCGCTTCTTACCGGAAGTCGAGATAAGACAATAATGTGGTGGGATGCGAAGACGTGGAAGATCAGAAAAGTCATACCCGTGCTTGAGGAAGTAGAAACTGCAGGATTTATCGAGGCCGGAAAGTTCACATATACTGGAGGATCAAATGGAACCATTAGAGTTTGGCAAACGGAAAATGGTAGGGAAGTCACAAAACCACAAAAGAGTGGTGCAGAGGCAGATGCTATTGTAGATGCGCTTTCATACCATGAACTTCCTTTCATTCTGTCAATTCAAGCAGATCATACCTTAATCCTTCACTCAAAAGCACCCATGGAAAACGCGGATTCCACTATCACCATTCCGGCTCTGCCCCAAATCCAACGAATCTCTGGAACTCATGACGAGATCATTGATTTAGGATTTCTTTTACCTGATAAATCCCTTCTTGCTTTAGCTACCAATTCGGAGGAAGTCCGTATCGTCTCCTTGAACCAAGGTTCCGAAAACAATTCTACAAAATCTGCCGCGTATTTTGGTGCCGATGTCGCTCAGCTCAAGGGACATGAAGATATTATCATCTGTTTAGATATTGACTGGTCGGGCCACTGGATTGCCACCGGTGCTAAAGATAACACTGCTAGACTTTGGCGTATCGATGCCGAAAACGCTTCATACACCTGTCATACAACTTTTACTGGACATGCAGAATCTCTTGGTGCTATTGCACTTCCTCATACTCCGCCACCAGAATCGTCACCCGCCTATAAGTCACCTTTGGACCATCCACCCAGCTTTTTGCTGACCGGTTCTCAAGACCAAACTATCAAGCGGTGGGATATTCAAGCTCAGACAGCAACTGGCAAAGCACCAAGAGCTTCATTAACCAAAAAAGCCCACGACAAAGATATCAACGCATTAGATATTAACCACAACTCTGAGTTATTTGCATCGGCATCTCAAGACAAAACTGTCAAAATTTGGTCTACCAAAGAGTTAGAAGTACAGGGTGTATTGCGTGGTCATCGTCGTGGTGTTTGGTCTGTAAAATTCGCGCCAAAAGATACCCCAACTCTTCAAGGAGAGTCCGGTCCAGCTTCAGGAAAAGGTTTAATTCTCACTGGAAGTGGAGATAAAACTGTCAAGATATGGAACCTTTCTGACTACAGCTGTTTAAGAACATTCGAAGGGCATACCAACTCTGTTCTCAAAGTGGCATGGTTGAAGTTACCTGCACCAGAAGATAGAAATAGGAAACATATCCAAATAGCCACAGCTGGTGGAGATGGACTTGTCAAAGTCTGGAGCGCAACAAACGGAGAATCAGAATGCACATTAGATAACCACGAAGATAGAGTTTGGGCCCTCACTGTCCACCCTAAAACAAACATGATAGTATCAGGAAGTGGGGATTCTACTGTCACATTCTGGAAGGACACAACTTCAGCAACAATAGCTGCTAGGGAAGCGGCCAATACTCAATTCGTGGAGCAAGAGCAGGAATTACAAAACTTCATACATGCTGGCAGCTACAGAGAAGCTATCATTCTTGCACTTACACTCAATCATCCCGCACGATTACTTTCTATATTCACAACTGTCGTTACTGGTGCTCACGAAGAAGGAAGTATCTCAGGTCTCAAAGCTGTCGATACCGTCTTAGCCTCGTTAACAGATGCTCAAATCTTCAACCTACTTCTCAGAGTCCGTGACTGGAACACCAACGCTAGAACCGCGTCTGTAGCACAAAGAATCCTACATGTTTTGGTCAAGAGTTATCCCGCTTCTCGCTTATCGAATCTCAAGATTAAGGGGGCACAAGGACAAAAGAGTTTGAAGGAGGTAATTGACGCTTTGAAAGTTTATACCGATAGACATTATAAGAGAATGGAGGAATTGCTTGACGAGAGCTATCTTTTAGAATACACGTTGCGGGAAATGGATGGTCTTGGATTCATTGAGAATGGACCCATGGATGGTGCTGGAGATACAATTATGGTGTAA